The Sulfurimonas hongkongensis genomic interval GATATATATGGTGTAACGCATGACATAAAAGTATCAAGATTTTTAACTATTTGTTGGGGCATTGTTCCTGCTTTTTTAGTTAAAGAAGACTCTTTAGAGAAGATGCTCGCAGAGGTCATGAGACAAGGCTTTGATAGGAAAGCTCTTCACCTTGATAAAAGCTATGTATTAACAGCAGGCGACCCAATAGGCGTTGAGGGCTCAACAAATATGATACGAATACTAAGAGCCAATGAAATGGAATATTTTCACTCGTTGATAGATGCATAGCTCTTTAACGCTATAAACTAAACAAAGTTACGAGGTCTTATGAGAAAAAAATCAGATATTTTAAAAAATATGCCAAAATCCATCATTGTTGAGACTAATGGTAAGGTAGTTGTTGGTGTCTATGGTGGCAAAAAGAGTTTAAAGAAATTAAAGCATAAAAAACTAAAAGACATATTTGATGCTAAAGCTTATAAGAGGCTGAAAAAGCTTAGGAAAAAAAAGTCTAAGAGTAGCGTCATTAGTTGGGATGGGCAGGAGTATGGGGCTTACTATAAGTCTGATGTTTTTTATTTTTATGATATTACGGCTTACTTTGAAGTTGAGTCAAAACTAAAGCAGAGTTTGAGTGAGCTTACTTCTAAAAAAGAGGAACTTCAAGCGGTCTTTGACCTTGCGGCAAATGGCATCTCTATTTTAGATAGAGATGGAATGTTTTTGTATGCAAACAAGTTTTTTCAAAATATGATGGAGTATACGATGGAAGAGCTTTATAGTGAATCTTGCATCTCTCTCTCATCTGCTGAATATGCGGCTCCATCAAAGACTGCGGTTGAAAAAGCCATAGAGTTTGGAAGTTTTGAGAAGTTTAAAAAGGTTTGTGTCACAAAGTCTGGAGTCCATTTAAATGCTAGTATGTCCTTGGCTTACCTAGAGAGTAGGGATGAGATTATCATGATAACCTCAGACATTACAGAAGATATAATGTATCAAGACAAACTAAAAAAACAAGTTGAGATAGAAGTCGCAAAAAGATCACAACAGCATGAGATAATGTGCCATCAGTCAAGACTCGCTGCTATGGGTGAGATGATAGACTCTATAGCTCATCAATGGAGACAACCCTTAAATAGTCTAGGCATCATAGTACAAGGGCTTAGACACATATCAAGCCAAAAAAACATAGATGCTAGGTTTTTAAAAGAGATAGAAGCAGAGATGATGCAAAAGCTAAACTACATGTCTCAAACCATCGATGACTTTAGTATGTTTTTTAGAATATCTAAACAAAAAGAGAGTTTTAATGTTCTAAAAAGCATAGAAGATGCCATAAGACTTATAGATATACAACTAAAAAACTACAATATTACGATAAAAATAACAAAAGATGAGAGCTTAGACTTGAGTGTTTTAGGCTTTGCAAATAAGTTTAGGCAAGTAATACTAAACATGATTC includes:
- a CDS encoding PAS domain-containing sensor histidine kinase, translated to MRKKSDILKNMPKSIIVETNGKVVVGVYGGKKSLKKLKHKKLKDIFDAKAYKRLKKLRKKKSKSSVISWDGQEYGAYYKSDVFYFYDITAYFEVESKLKQSLSELTSKKEELQAVFDLAANGISILDRDGMFLYANKFFQNMMEYTMEELYSESCISLSSAEYAAPSKTAVEKAIEFGSFEKFKKVCVTKSGVHLNASMSLAYLESRDEIIMITSDITEDIMYQDKLKKQVEIEVAKRSQQHEIMCHQSRLAAMGEMIDSIAHQWRQPLNSLGIIVQGLRHISSQKNIDARFLKEIEAEMMQKLNYMSQTIDDFSMFFRISKQKESFNVLKSIEDAIRLIDIQLKNYNITIKITKDESLDLSVLGFANKFRQVILNMIHNSMMAIVSKSVKNAKIEIIIKRVKNNLHIEIVDNGGGISREDMPKIFNPYFTTKDKGSGIGLYMSKVIIESHMNGLLAVKNIKDGVKFTIMLKKGYEDASHS